A region from the Vanessa tameamea isolate UH-Manoa-2023 chromosome 3, ilVanTame1 primary haplotype, whole genome shotgun sequence genome encodes:
- the LOC113397568 gene encoding probable arginine--tRNA ligase, mitochondrial isoform X2 — translation MFSNINYEITMVTKLKRILLRKVFTQSGLESNVNTINLNHMHVSYKHKENIFIVNLASDSIHKLEKGNKNHKSDNREQIAVDIDRNLFVKYVLENISHEPLPNPKPKKIVIDFSSPNIAKPFHVGHLRSTIIGDWGTQFGLLQYGLQQKKIAVHDLCNNPIQNLYEVYVHANKLASIDDNVQKQAKKYFSDIEQGRSDLENWRKIREITVQELEKIYHRLGITFDDYHWESDYNGVAIKTLMETLENQNIITTDDLGKKVAEFNNRAITVLKSDNSTLYLSRDIAALLDRYQKYSFDRMLYVVDNAQTDHFAAVFHIVGKLNKECTEGCEHVKFGRIKGMSTRSGNVVFLNNILDEAKQKMFEKQQESKNTRTSAINEETCDILGTTAVILNDLKQRRQKDYVFDWDRALQSEGDSGIKLQYLHCRLWSLENNTGVTIPTFCEPDCLTEEIIGEVVAELARFEEILNQSLKVKEACIIVNYLFRLARHVNRMFNDLKVKNVDKDLGSQRLLVFHSARIVIKTGLEILGVKPLYEM, via the exons ATGTTTAGCAATATTAATTACGAAATCACAAtggttacaaaattaaaaagaattttaCTACGAAag gtttttacaCAATCTGGATTGGAATCAAACGTAAATACTATAAATCTTAACCATATGCATGTTTCGTATAagcataaagaaaatatattcatagtaaaTTTAGCAAGTGATAGCATACATAAATtagaaaaaggaaataaaaaccataaaagCGATAACCGTGAGCAGATAGCAGTGGATATAGACAGGAatctttttgtaaaatatgttttagaaaaCATTAGTCATGAACCATTGCCTAATCCAAAACCAAAGaaaattgttattgattttagtTCACCAAATATTGCAAAACCATTTCATGTGGGCCATTTAAGGTCCACAATAATAg gtgACTGGGGCACACAATTTGGTCTTTTGCAGTATGGCCTGCAACAGAAAAAAATTGCAGTTCATGATCTCTGTAATAATCCTATTCAAAATTTGTATGAAGTATATGTGCATGCTAACAAGTTGGCTTCCATTGATGATAATGTACAAAAACAGGCTAAGAAATACTTTTCCGACATAGAGCAAGGAAGGTCTGACTTGGAAAATTGGAGAAAAATTCGTGAAATAACTGTCCAAGaactagaaaaaatatatcatagatTAGGCATAACATTTGATGATTATCACTGGGAATCGGATTACAATGGTGTCGCAATAAAGACATTAATGGAAACATTAgagaatcaaaatattatcactACTGATGATTTAGGGAAGAAAGTAGCAGAATTTAACAATAGGGCTATCACTGTTTTAAAGAGTGATAACTCTACTCTATATCTATCCAGAGACATTGCTGCACTATTAGATAGGTatcaaaaatatagttttgataGGATGCTATATGTGGTAGACAATGCTCAAACTGATCATTTTGCTGCTGTATTTCACATAGTTGGGAAACTAAATAAAGAATGCACTGAAGGCTGTGAACATGTAAAATTTGGTAGAATTAAAGGCATGAGTACAAGAAGTGGAAATGTTGTGTTTCTCAACAATATACTAGATGAAGCAAAAcagaaaatgtttgaaaaacaaCAAGAATCTAAAA ATACTAGAACATCGGCTATAAATGAAGAAACTTGTGACATACTTGGTACAACAGCagttatattaaatgatttaaaacagCGTAGACAAAAAGACTATGTTTTTGATTGGGACAGGGCACTGCAGAGTGAAGGAGATAGTGGAATCAAATTGCAATATCTTCATTGTAGACTTTGGAGTTTAGAAAACAATACTGGTGTAACAATTCCAACATTTTGTGAACCAGACTGTCTTACTGAAGAAATCATTGGTGAAGTTGTAGCAGAATTAGCGAGATTTGAAGAAATTCTAAATCAatcattaaaagtaaaagaagCCTGCatcattgttaattatttatttcgtttagcCAGACATGTAAATAGAATGTTTAATGAccttaaagttaaaaatgttgataaagATCTAGGATCTCAAAGGTTGCTAGTTTTTCATTCAGCAAGGATTGTAATTAAGACAGGCTTGGAAATTTTAGGTGTCAAGCCtttatatgaaatgtaa
- the LOC113397568 gene encoding probable arginine--tRNA ligase, mitochondrial isoform X1 translates to MFSNINYEITMVTKLKRILLRKVFTQSGLESNVNTINLNHMHVSYKHKENIFIVNLASDSIHKLEKGNKNHKSDNREQIAVDIDRNLFVKYVLENISHEPLPNPKPKKIVIDFSSPNIAKPFHVGHLRSTIIGNFIANINKYYHNDVVKLNYLGDWGTQFGLLQYGLQQKKIAVHDLCNNPIQNLYEVYVHANKLASIDDNVQKQAKKYFSDIEQGRSDLENWRKIREITVQELEKIYHRLGITFDDYHWESDYNGVAIKTLMETLENQNIITTDDLGKKVAEFNNRAITVLKSDNSTLYLSRDIAALLDRYQKYSFDRMLYVVDNAQTDHFAAVFHIVGKLNKECTEGCEHVKFGRIKGMSTRSGNVVFLNNILDEAKQKMFEKQQESKNTRTSAINEETCDILGTTAVILNDLKQRRQKDYVFDWDRALQSEGDSGIKLQYLHCRLWSLENNTGVTIPTFCEPDCLTEEIIGEVVAELARFEEILNQSLKVKEACIIVNYLFRLARHVNRMFNDLKVKNVDKDLGSQRLLVFHSARIVIKTGLEILGVKPLYEM, encoded by the exons ATGTTTAGCAATATTAATTACGAAATCACAAtggttacaaaattaaaaagaattttaCTACGAAag gtttttacaCAATCTGGATTGGAATCAAACGTAAATACTATAAATCTTAACCATATGCATGTTTCGTATAagcataaagaaaatatattcatagtaaaTTTAGCAAGTGATAGCATACATAAATtagaaaaaggaaataaaaaccataaaagCGATAACCGTGAGCAGATAGCAGTGGATATAGACAGGAatctttttgtaaaatatgttttagaaaaCATTAGTCATGAACCATTGCCTAATCCAAAACCAAAGaaaattgttattgattttagtTCACCAAATATTGCAAAACCATTTCATGTGGGCCATTTAAGGTCCACAATAATAggtaattttattgcaaatataaataaatattatcacaatgatgtggtaaaattaaattatttaggtgACTGGGGCACACAATTTGGTCTTTTGCAGTATGGCCTGCAACAGAAAAAAATTGCAGTTCATGATCTCTGTAATAATCCTATTCAAAATTTGTATGAAGTATATGTGCATGCTAACAAGTTGGCTTCCATTGATGATAATGTACAAAAACAGGCTAAGAAATACTTTTCCGACATAGAGCAAGGAAGGTCTGACTTGGAAAATTGGAGAAAAATTCGTGAAATAACTGTCCAAGaactagaaaaaatatatcatagatTAGGCATAACATTTGATGATTATCACTGGGAATCGGATTACAATGGTGTCGCAATAAAGACATTAATGGAAACATTAgagaatcaaaatattatcactACTGATGATTTAGGGAAGAAAGTAGCAGAATTTAACAATAGGGCTATCACTGTTTTAAAGAGTGATAACTCTACTCTATATCTATCCAGAGACATTGCTGCACTATTAGATAGGTatcaaaaatatagttttgataGGATGCTATATGTGGTAGACAATGCTCAAACTGATCATTTTGCTGCTGTATTTCACATAGTTGGGAAACTAAATAAAGAATGCACTGAAGGCTGTGAACATGTAAAATTTGGTAGAATTAAAGGCATGAGTACAAGAAGTGGAAATGTTGTGTTTCTCAACAATATACTAGATGAAGCAAAAcagaaaatgtttgaaaaacaaCAAGAATCTAAAA ATACTAGAACATCGGCTATAAATGAAGAAACTTGTGACATACTTGGTACAACAGCagttatattaaatgatttaaaacagCGTAGACAAAAAGACTATGTTTTTGATTGGGACAGGGCACTGCAGAGTGAAGGAGATAGTGGAATCAAATTGCAATATCTTCATTGTAGACTTTGGAGTTTAGAAAACAATACTGGTGTAACAATTCCAACATTTTGTGAACCAGACTGTCTTACTGAAGAAATCATTGGTGAAGTTGTAGCAGAATTAGCGAGATTTGAAGAAATTCTAAATCAatcattaaaagtaaaagaagCCTGCatcattgttaattatttatttcgtttagcCAGACATGTAAATAGAATGTTTAATGAccttaaagttaaaaatgttgataaagATCTAGGATCTCAAAGGTTGCTAGTTTTTCATTCAGCAAGGATTGTAATTAAGACAGGCTTGGAAATTTTAGGTGTCAAGCCtttatatgaaatgtaa